TCCCGCCCAGCGCCAGCGGCGGCCGCGGCACGTCCAGCAGGCCGTTATCGCCGCCGGTCCAGTCGGCGGCGGTATAGGCGATGAAATAGGCGAGCTGGGTGAAGGCCAGCGTCAGCATCACGAAATAGATGCCGGTCCGCCGGATCGCGAGCGCGCCGACCAGGGCGGCGGCAAGGGCACCGGCGATGGCGGCCACCACCAGCGCCATGATCAGCCCGGCGCCCAGATGGATCATCACCAGCGACGACAGATAGGCGCCGATGCCGAAGAAGATCGCCTGACCGAAGGAGAGCAGGCCGGTATAGCCGAGCAGCAGATTGCAGGCGAGCGCCGCCATGGCGAAGATCACGATCTCGGTCGCGAGCGTCGCAGACGGCAGGATCAGCGGCAGGGCGATGAGGGCGGCGAGGGCCGCCAGCGTGATGCCGCCGAAGAGAGAGGAGGAGGTGCCGGACGAGGAGGTGCCGGAGGAGGGGGCGGGAGAGCGGGTCGTCTGCATGGCTCACGCCCTTCCGAACAGGCCATAGGGGCGGAGCAGGATGACCGCGGCCATGGCGCCGTAGATCATCAGGCTGGCACCCTGGGGCCAGATGCTGGTCATCAGGCTTTGCACCAGCCCGACCAGCAGCCCGCCGACCAGCGCGCCGCCGAACGAGCCCATGCCGCCGATCACCACGGTGACGAAGGCGATGCCGAGCACTTCGGTGCCGACGAAGGGATGGGCGCCGCGCAGGGGTGCCGAGAGCACGCCCGCAAGCCCGGCCAGCGCCACACCCAGCGCGAAGGTGGCCGAGAACAGCCGGTAGATGTTGGTGCCGAGCAGGGCCACCTGTTCCGGGTTCTCGCTGCCCGCGCGCACCTTGGCGCCGAAGGTGGTGCGTTCAAGCAGCAGCCAGAGGGCGAAGCCGACCAGGGCCGCGAAGGCGATCATGAACAGCCGGTATTCCGGATAGGCGAAATTGCCGAAGCGGACCACGCCCTTCAGCATCTCGGGCGGCGGCACCGACTTGCCGACCGGACCCCAGATCATGATCGCGCTTTCCTGGATGATCAGCGCGATGCCCAGCGTGATCAGGATCTGGAAGGTGTGCGGCAGGTGATAGACCCGGCGCACCAGCACCCGTTCGGTGACCCAGGCGATGGCGCCGGCGATCAGCGGGCCGGCGACCAGCGCCGCCCAGAAATTGCCGGTGGCGGCCACGACCGTGAAGCAGAGATAGGAGCCGACCAGGAAGAAGGCACCATGGGCGAAGTTCACGAAGTTGAGCAGGCCGAAGATGATCGTGAGCCCCACGGAGGTGAGGAAATAGATCATCCCCAACCCCAGACCGTTCAGGATCTGGAAGAGGTAGACGTTGAGCATGGGTGACCGGTCTCCGACAGCTGGTGCCGTTCGGTTGGGTGTCGAGGGGGGAGGGGACCCTTGAGATGCGCACGCACGGTCTGTGTCCGGATGTCGATATGTCCGGCGCACCACTCGCCAGTCTCGGTACAACATCTATGCCGTCATCCCGGCGAAGGCCGGGATCCAGGTTTGTCTCCGCGCCAGGAGCGTCGATCGATCCGCACGGATCGGGGTAGCCTGGCGGCCGACATACCCGTTCCCGCAAATGCCCGTCGTCCACTTCTGTGGAAGCCTACCTGGATCCCGGCCTTCGCCGGGATGACGGCGGCTATTTTGAACAACCACGTGAAATGATGGTGCCGGGCATGTGCAGACGGCGGGATCGTCGACCTGGGCGCCGGGGGGCGAAGGCCGGGATGACGGTATTCGTGTTGTACGGACGCCGGGAAAGCCGGCGCCCGACATGTGCAGTCAGAGTGGTCCGACGACGTGTGTATCGGCAGGGGCGGCCTGCCGGTCAGGCCATCTTGCAGGCGATCTTATCCCCCTCGGGGAACGACTTGCCCGACGAGATCAGCTCGGCCAGATCATCCTCGTCGGTCTTGGCGGAGGCGGGCTTGCCCTTCAGCAGGTAATAATCCTTGATCACCTGATGGTCGGCGGCGCGCACGGTTTCAGAACCGGTGGGGCCGTCGAAGGTCATGCCCGAAAGGGCGGCGCGGACCGCGGCGCCGTCGGCGGAGCCGGCCTTGGCGATGGCGTCCAGGATCACCTTCGTGCCGATATAATCGGCCGCCAACGGATAGTTGGCGGTGATGCCATAGGCCTCGCGCACCCGGGCGACCAGCTTCCTGTTCATCGGGCTGTCGACCTGGTGCCAGTACTGGGCGCCCAGATACACGCCCTCGATCACGTCCGAGCCCAGCTCCTGGTACTGGTCGAGACCGGCCGACCAGGCGAGCAGGATGGTCATCTGGCTCTTCAGGCCGAAATTCACCGCCTGGCGCAGGGCGTTGGACGACTGGCCGCCGAAATTCAGGATCAGCAGCACATCGGGCGCCGCCCCCATGGCATTGGTCAGATAGCCCGAGAATTCCTGTTCCTGCAGCGAATGATAGCTGTTGCCGACATGCTCGATGCCCTTCTCTTCGAAGATGCGCTTGGCATTGGCCAGCAGCGCCTCGCCGAAGACGTATTGGGGCGTGATGGTGTACCAGCGCTTCGCGTTCGGCATCCGCTCGATCAGCGGCCGGACGGTCTGTTCGATGGCACCGTAAGTGGGCACCGACCAGCGGAAGGTGCCGGCATTGCAGTCGGTGCCGGTCAGCTCGTCGGCACCGGCCGGGGTCATGAACACGCCGCCGGCCTTGTCGACCTCTTTGCCGACGGCGAGCGCCGAAGACGACAGCGTGCAGCCGTTGAAGAAGCGGGCGCCGTCCTGCTGGATGGCTTCCTGCACCTTGCGCACCGCCTTGCCGGCATTGCCTTCGGTATCGATCGCCTTGTAGGCGACGGGGGCGCCCAGCAGCTCGCCGTAATCCTGGATGGCGAGCTTCGATCCCATATCGGCGAATTTGCCATAGCTGGCAAAGGCGCCCGACAGCGACTTGACGCCGTGGATGGTGACCGCATCGGCGGCGAATGCGCGCCTCTGGATGATGGCGGGGGCGGCGAGCAGCGTGCCGGCGGCAAGGCCGCCCTTCAGCAGCGTGCGGCGGGTGGTGGTGATCATCGTCATCGAGCCTCCATGTCACGTCCGGGGCGTGTGATCCGCCCCTCGGACCCTTTTTGATCGGAATACGGGGATTCCTCGGGTCATCCTCCGGTGCCGCCCGGTTCTGATTCTGACATGCCGCCACGCGCTCTCCCGGCGCGGGCTGCCGGTGCGGCAGCTGGTCGTCGTTTGAAAACCCGGCCGGGTTCAGCCCGATCCGGGTTCCAGCAGGAAGCGGCGCGCGACCTCGGCCTCGAGCGCATCGAGGTGATCTTCGGCGTCGCACATATGGTCCAGCATCAGCCGGCGGACCTCTGCCGCATCCTCGCGGCGGAAGGCCTCGATCAGCCGGCGGTGATAGTCGACATTGTTCAGGCCGAACTGCCGGCGTTCGGGCAGATAGACCTTTTTCAGCACGACCACGTCGCGCAGCAGCTCGTTCAGGAACCGGCCCAGAAAGCCGAAGATCGGGTTCGGGCAGACATCGGCGAGCACGTTGTGGAAGTCGATCTCGGCGATGCGCTGAACGCGCTGTTCCTCTTCGGTGACCGGTTCATGGGCGCAGAGGGCGATATTGGCTTCCAGCACCTCGAAGTCGGCGGGGCCGAGCCGGCCCACCGCCAGCACCGCGACCTCGGGCTCGATCAGCTTGCGCAGGGCGTAGATCTGGTGGCCGTCGGGATGGCGGAACTGCAGAAAGTTGCGCAGGGCCCGCGAGGCGTGTTCATGGGTCGGCCGGGCCAGCCAGGCGCCGCCGCCGGGGCCTGTGCGGCTGACCACCAGCCCCTCCACCTCCAGCCCTTTCAGCGCCTCGCGCACCGTGCCCTTGGAACAGCCATGCAGCCGGATCAGCTCCGCCTCGCCGGGCAGCCGGTCACCCGGTTTCAGCTGCTCGGTGACGATCCTGCGCTTCACATCCTCGACGATCAGCTCCGACAGCTTGGGGCGCCGCCGTGTGGGGGCGCCACGCCTGCCGCCTGCCGATCGCCCTTCAGCCATATGCCCCGTCTCCGCATCGATCCTATTTATTATGATAATTAGGCGCCGCGCAGACGGGCCCTGTCAAGCGGCGCGCGCAGCCGGGCGCGACGGCGCGGTGTTGCCCTGGCGAAGACGATCGCAGGTTTATAACGTGATCCTGTGGTTTTTGACTCTCGAATGCTCTGGTATAACGGGAAGGATCCGGCGCATGTGAACGGGGGCCGCCGGTTCCCGTGACGCCCGAAACAACCAGAGGAAGCATCTGTCATGCGGGATAAAGTCGAACGCGATCGTCGTCGCTTCCGTCCGGCCGCCGGTACCGGCTGGGCGCGGCCCGTGCTGACCGTGGTTCTGTACGAAGAAACCGCCGTGAATGCCGGCGTCGTGTCGGATGGCGGCGCCCGGTCCTGACGTCGCGACCGGCGCGGTGCGGATGCGGCGCCCTCGCGCATAAATCTGGTGTCTGAAGCGTTTTACCTGCTATGGTTGAGGTCTTTCAGGGGGTCCTTCGGGCCGCCTGGGTGAATAACTCGGCTGGCAAATGCAGGATATCGACAGGCAAAAGCCCGCCCCCCGGGGGGGGCGGTCGGGCATGACGGGATCAGCCGCCGGCACAAGCGCTGGAGCCTGCCTGTGTTCGATATTCTGTCGCTGAACGACACGGCGATCAGCGGGACCAATATATCGGACTATTACAGTCTGTCCTGATCTGTTCCTGACATCTCCACCTGAGAGAGCGCAGCTGCAAGTAAATGAACGTAAGCCTGTGGTTGCTGGTCTTCGCCTGATGCGGTATGACCGAAGAAGATCGGCCGTCATGTGTCGTCGATCTGTCGCTGTTATACTGGAGCGAGATGATGCAGATGAACGCCATGCCCGTGACGACCGCCGCTTCAGCCCGTCGTGTCTGGAGCCGGCCCGACTTTCAGGTGGTGTCGATGGACGAGACTGCGGTCGGTGCCGGGACGGTGAATGACGGCTACGGCCAGACCGTCTCCTGATCCTCGCTCCCGATTGATGGGGACAGACACTGGGCTGATCGGGCGACCGCCTGCATGGGCAGCCTGATGGAGGTGTTGCGGCTTCTGTTCTTGCCGCGCCTGCGGCTGGTGCTGATCCCCTTCGTGCTGGTGCTGCCGGGGTTTGCGGTGGTTCTTGTCGCCACCCAGGGAACCGCCTGGTCGCCTTTCCTGTATGCCGTGTTCTGAACCGGCATCCCTGTCGAAAACCAATCGGACCCGGAGTTGGGGCATATGCAGGACATGGACATGCAGAAGACCGCACCGATGGCGACCGACGAGGCCCGCAAGATGTGGGCCCGGCCCGTGCTCGGCATGCTGGCGCTGGATGAGACGGCAGAGAATGCGGGCAGCGTCCCGGACCTCTCCGGCTTCTCCTGATCCGCTCGCCTTTGACCTGAACACCGCCGTCTGACCGGGGTGCGTCGATGCGTCGCGTGATGCGTGCCCTGGTGCTGGTCGCTGTCGGCGGACAAGACCGCGTTCGACAGCGCTACCGGGGACGATGGCTTCGCTCCGAATTCCTGAACCGGTCGAGGGGAGTCAGCCGGCACCTGGACCACCGGGTCCTGGCCTCTCCACCTGAGGGAGCGCAGCGGCAGGTAAATGAACATGAGCCTGTGGTTGCTGATGAGTGCCTGATGCGGTATGACCGAAGAAGATCGGCCGGCATGTGTCGTCGATCGGTCGCCGTCATACTGGAGCGAGATGATGCAGATGAACGCCAAGCCCGTGACGACCGCCGCTTCAGTTCGTGGTGTCTGGAGCTGGCCCGAGCTTGAGGTGCTGTCGATCGACGAGACCGCGGTCGGTGCCGGTACGCAGCCTGATAATTCCGGCCAGACCGTCTCCTGAACTCCGTCGCCGATTGATGGGGACAGACACCGGGCTGATCGGGAGACCGCCTGCATGGGCAGCCTGATGGAGGTGCTGCGGCTTCTGTTCTCGCCGCGCATGCGGCTGGTGCTGATCCCCTTCGTGCTGGTGCTGCTGGGGTTTGCGGTGGTTCTTGTCGCCACCCAGGGAACCGCCTGGTCGCCTTTCCTGTATGCCGTGTTCTGAGCCGGCATCCCTGTCGAAAACCAATCGGACCCGGAGTTGGGGCATATGCAGGACATGGACATGCAGAAGACCGCACCGATGGCGACCGACGAGGCCCGCAAGATGTGGATCCGGCCCGTGCTCGGCATGCTGGCGCTGGATGAGACGGCAGAGAATGCGGGCAGCGTCCCGGACCTCTCCGGCTTCTCCTGATCCGCTCGCCTTTGACCTGAACACCGCCGTCTGACCGGGGTGCGTCGATGCGTCGCGTGATGCGTGTCCTGGTGCTGGTGCTGGTCGGCATCGGTCTCGGCTGCCTGGCCGGGGAAGGGCTGGTGCGGCTCGGCACCGCCAATCAGAAGAACTACGTCATCGAGATGTGGCGCTATGCAAAGCTGCTGAAGCGCCCGAGCGACGACCCCGCCATCGGCCATGAACATGTGCCGGGCGCGTCCGCGCGCCTGCAGGGCGTCGAGGTCTCGATCAATTCCCTGGGGCTGCGCGGGCCGGAACCGGTGCCCGGCCGCCCGGCCGTGGTGCTGGCGGGTGACAGCATGACGCTGGGCTGGGGCGTGGCGGAAAGCGGCACGTTGGCCGGTCAGCTTGCCCGCCGGCTGGGCGACGATGTTCAGGTGGTGAATGCCGGCGTCGGCAACATGGCCGTGCCGCAGATCGTGGCCCACTGGCTGGAGATCCGCCGGCGGATCGGCGACGCCTTTCCGGTGCGGACACTGGTGCTGCTGCCCTCGTCGCGCGCCGGGCTGCCGCAGCCCGCGGGTGATGCCGGCTGGCTGGTGCGCCACAGCGAGCTGGCGGCCCTGATCGCGACCTTCTGGGCCCAGGCGACCAGCGGCGCCGCCGGCCGCGACGGGATGATCGCCGCCTATCGCACCGCCTGGACCGGCGCCGAGGGGCAGGCGCGCATAGCACGGGCTTTCGACCGGCTGGCCGCCGAAACCCGGGCCGACGGCATCCGGGTGATCGTGGCCCAGATGCCCGACACCAATGATTTCCGCGACTATGCCTTCGGCTTCGTGACCGGGATCACGGGGCGCGAAGCCGCGGCCCATGGCTGGGACTTCGTCGATCTTTATCCGCTGTTCGCGGGCGAGACGGCGGCGGATTTCTGGACCATGCCCGGCGACATCCATCCCAATGCCGCGGCCTATGCCCGGATCGCCGACCGGCTGGCGCCGCTGCTCGCCGCGCCGGCCTCGTGAAACCCGGCCAGGCCCGATGCTGTTCCAGCTGCCCAGCTTCTTCGTCTTTCTGGCGGCCTTCGCGGCCGGGCTGGCGCTCTGCCCCCGGCGGCTGGTGCTGGCCTATGTCTTCCTGGCCAGCCTGGTCTTCTATGCCTGGTGGTACCCCCCCTATACCGCGCTGATCCTGGGCTATGTGGCGGCGGCCTGGATCGGCGGGCGGCTGGTCAGGGCGCATCCGCGGCTGTTGCCGGCGGTGGTGGTGACGGTGCTGCTGCCGCTGCTGCTGTTCAAATACACCGATTTCGTGATGACGACGCTGGAAGAGCTGACCGGCGCCGGCCTGCCGCATCTGGGTTGGGGCCTGCCGCTGGGCGTGTCTTTCGTCACCTTTTCGGTGATCAGCCTGCTGGTCGATACCGCCCACCACCCCAAACGCCCCTTCCCGCGCTTCGGCATCGTTGCGGTCTATGTCACCTTCTTCCCGCATCTGATCGCCGGGCCGATCCTGCGCCTGCACAAGATGGTGCCGCGGCTGTCGAACATCCGGATCGATCGGGCGGCGTTCACGGCGAATGCCGGGCTGTTCGCCATCGGCATGATGAAGAAGGTGCTGATCGCCGACCCGATCGGGCTGTGGATCGACGGGGTGATCACCCGGCCGGGGCAGTTGGGCATCATCGAGGCCTGGTTCGTGATGCTGGGCTTCGCGGTCCAGATCTATTGCGATTTCAGCGCCTATTCCGATATGGCGATCGGGCTGGCCGGCATGTTCGGGGTGGCGTTCCCCGAGAATTTCCACAAACCCTATGCCGCAACCTCCATGACCGACGTCTGGCAGCGCTGGCATATGACCCTCAGCTTCTGGTTGCGGGATTATGTCTATAAATACCTGCGCGAGCCGCTGGGGCGGGTGCTGGCCATCCTCGGCACCATGGCGGTGTCGGGGCTGTGGCATGGGGCCGCCTGGACCTTCGTGGTCTGGGGGCTGATCCACGGCACGATCATGATGGCAGAGGCCCTGACCGGCCATGCCGTGCGGGCGCGCCAGTCCCGCGGCCTGGCGCGGGCGGGCTTCATTCTGGCGACCTTCCTGACCTGGGCCGTGGTCACCACCTTCTTCCGGGCGCCGACGCTGGAGGTCGCCGCATCGGTGATCGCGGGCGGCTTCGGCGCGCATGGGCCGGGCATGCTGCCGGCGGATGCCCCGCTGCTGGCCGGGCTGATCCTGGTGACCCTGGCCCTGCATCCCTTCGATACGATCGACCGCATCCGCAGCGCGACCGCCCGGGTGCCGGCGGCACTGGCCCTGCCGGTGATCCTGGTCCTCGTCGCCGGCTGCGCGATGATCGCGGCCGGCCGGCCGCAGGCGTTTTTCTATTTCGACTTCTGATCAGTCGGGACGGGGCGCGGGCGGCAGCTGCCGGTTCAGCGCCCCGGCGAGCAGCGGGGCCAGGGCCTGGTTGCCGGCATCGGTGAAGTGGCCGTGGAGGTCGATGAACATGCCGGGTCGGGCGGTGCCGAAATCCCGGGTCAGATCGACGATCCCGTCCATATCCGCGATCCGCGGCCGCAGAGCGGTGATCACCGGATCGATGACCCGGCGATAGCGCTGAAACTGCGCCAGATCTGCGAATGTGCCGTCACCGGCATCGGCGACATAAGGCATGGGCACGATCGCCAGTATGGCCGGCAGGTTGTGGCGCCGTGCCGCCGACAGCACCTCGTCCATATCGGCCATCAGCCGGTTGAGCACCGCGGCCCGGCCTTCGGGCGTGGTGCAGGCGTCCTCGGTCGCGGCCGCCGGACCTTCTGATGCCCTGCCGGTCAGCCGGGCGGCGATTTCGGCCAGGACCGGCCGGGGGCGGGGCGCCGGATAGGCCTGCGGCAGGCAGTACATGATCAGGTCCAGCGTGCCGTTGACGATCAGCACCTGATCGATCCGGTCACCCGCGGCGATGCGCTGCTCCAGAACCATGGTGTTGCCGGGCAGCCGCTGGCCGACGCTTGCGAAATTGCGGACCACCGTGCCGGGCATCGCGCGTTCCAGCGCCGCCGCCAGGCTGGCATCGTCCTGGTTCAACGATCCGAAGGCCTGAGAGGCGCCGAGCAGCAGAACATGGCGCGCCGCCTTGTCCGGTGCCGTGACATGGCTATGCAGCCGCTCCCCGCCGGCACCGATGGTGAAGCCGGGAACCGTGCCCGGCTGAAAGACGCCGCCGATGCCCGGAACATAGCGGATCGGCAGGTCCTGCTTCCGCGCCTCGTAATCCGCCCGCAGCCCGGCGTAAGGGTCGGCATTGCGTGCCGCCTCGACCATCCGGCCCCGCAGCCCATAGGCCAGGCCCAGCCCGATATCGAGCACGCCGTCGATCAGGGCCACGAGCAGAAACAGCCCGAAGATCAGGGCGGCGAGCTTTTTCATGCGGGAATCGATCCGGTCGGGGATGGCAGCTGGCCCCCATGAATAGCGGGAGCAAATCCCGCCGTCGATGGTTAAAGGGGCACAGTCTTCGATAAAGGAGCCGGCCCATGCCCGCCAAATCCAAGGCCCAGCAGAAAGCCGCCGGTGCGGCGCTCTCCGCCAAACGCGGCGAGACGAAGATGAGCGATCTTCAGGGCGCGTCGAAATCGATGGCGAAATCGATGAGCGAGACGGAGCTGCACGACATGGCCTCCAGCTCGCGCAAGGGCAAGCCAGAGCACGCCTCGAAATCGGATTGAGGGACCAGATCATCATGGCCAATGCGAGCAAGAAGCACATCGGCATCGGATCCCAGGGCAAGGGCAGTGGTGCAGGCGCCATGACCGACCTGCCCCGGGATGTGGAGATGGGCGACAACGAGGTGCTGTCGAACCGCGACAAGGCCCAGGGTGCGAAGACCCGCGGCTTCG
Above is a genomic segment from Tistrella mobilis containing:
- a CDS encoding branched-chain amino acid ABC transporter permease → MLNVYLFQILNGLGLGMIYFLTSVGLTIIFGLLNFVNFAHGAFFLVGSYLCFTVVAATGNFWAALVAGPLIAGAIAWVTERVLVRRVYHLPHTFQILITLGIALIIQESAIMIWGPVGKSVPPPEMLKGVVRFGNFAYPEYRLFMIAFAALVGFALWLLLERTTFGAKVRAGSENPEQVALLGTNIYRLFSATFALGVALAGLAGVLSAPLRGAHPFVGTEVLGIAFVTVVIGGMGSFGGALVGGLLVGLVQSLMTSIWPQGASLMIYGAMAAVILLRPYGLFGRA
- a CDS encoding ABC transporter substrate-binding protein, encoding MTMITTTRRTLLKGGLAAGTLLAAPAIIQRRAFAADAVTIHGVKSLSGAFASYGKFADMGSKLAIQDYGELLGAPVAYKAIDTEGNAGKAVRKVQEAIQQDGARFFNGCTLSSSALAVGKEVDKAGGVFMTPAGADELTGTDCNAGTFRWSVPTYGAIEQTVRPLIERMPNAKRWYTITPQYVFGEALLANAKRIFEEKGIEHVGNSYHSLQEQEFSGYLTNAMGAAPDVLLILNFGGQSSNALRQAVNFGLKSQMTILLAWSAGLDQYQELGSDVIEGVYLGAQYWHQVDSPMNRKLVARVREAYGITANYPLAADYIGTKVILDAIAKAGSADGAAVRAALSGMTFDGPTGSETVRAADHQVIKDYYLLKGKPASAKTDEDDLAELISSGKSFPEGDKIACKMA
- a CDS encoding FadR/GntR family transcriptional regulator codes for the protein MAEGRSAGGRRGAPTRRRPKLSELIVEDVKRRIVTEQLKPGDRLPGEAELIRLHGCSKGTVREALKGLEVEGLVVSRTGPGGGAWLARPTHEHASRALRNFLQFRHPDGHQIYALRKLIEPEVAVLAVGRLGPADFEVLEANIALCAHEPVTEEEQRVQRIAEIDFHNVLADVCPNPIFGFLGRFLNELLRDVVVLKKVYLPERRQFGLNNVDYHRRLIEAFRREDAAEVRRLMLDHMCDAEDHLDALEAEVARRFLLEPGSG
- a CDS encoding DUF5989 family protein, whose translation is MGSLMEVLRLLFLPRLRLVLIPFVLVLPGFAVVLVATQGTAWSPFLYAVF
- a CDS encoding DUF5989 family protein, which encodes MGSLMEVLRLLFSPRMRLVLIPFVLVLLGFAVVLVATQGTAWSPFLYAVF
- a CDS encoding SGNH/GDSL hydrolase family protein encodes the protein MRVLVLVLVGIGLGCLAGEGLVRLGTANQKNYVIEMWRYAKLLKRPSDDPAIGHEHVPGASARLQGVEVSINSLGLRGPEPVPGRPAVVLAGDSMTLGWGVAESGTLAGQLARRLGDDVQVVNAGVGNMAVPQIVAHWLEIRRRIGDAFPVRTLVLLPSSRAGLPQPAGDAGWLVRHSELAALIATFWAQATSGAAGRDGMIAAYRTAWTGAEGQARIARAFDRLAAETRADGIRVIVAQMPDTNDFRDYAFGFVTGITGREAAAHGWDFVDLYPLFAGETAADFWTMPGDIHPNAAAYARIADRLAPLLAAPAS
- a CDS encoding MBOAT family O-acyltransferase gives rise to the protein MLFQLPSFFVFLAAFAAGLALCPRRLVLAYVFLASLVFYAWWYPPYTALILGYVAAAWIGGRLVRAHPRLLPAVVVTVLLPLLLFKYTDFVMTTLEELTGAGLPHLGWGLPLGVSFVTFSVISLLVDTAHHPKRPFPRFGIVAVYVTFFPHLIAGPILRLHKMVPRLSNIRIDRAAFTANAGLFAIGMMKKVLIADPIGLWIDGVITRPGQLGIIEAWFVMLGFAVQIYCDFSAYSDMAIGLAGMFGVAFPENFHKPYAATSMTDVWQRWHMTLSFWLRDYVYKYLREPLGRVLAILGTMAVSGLWHGAAWTFVVWGLIHGTIMMAEALTGHAVRARQSRGLARAGFILATFLTWAVVTTFFRAPTLEVAASVIAGGFGAHGPGMLPADAPLLAGLILVTLALHPFDTIDRIRSATARVPAALALPVILVLVAGCAMIAAGRPQAFFYFDF
- a CDS encoding DUF3008 family protein translates to MPAKSKAQQKAAGAALSAKRGETKMSDLQGASKSMAKSMSETELHDMASSSRKGKPEHASKSD